In a genomic window of Motilibacter aurantiacus:
- the recD gene encoding exodeoxyribonuclease V subunit alpha — protein MSIAAGSAVPDDTLDTAAVEPYDARLALRADGVLRTFNVAGVLHAADVHVATTLGRLGGEERPDVLLAAALAVRAVRHGSVCVDLATVRHTAVVDGVGREAVEALPWPEPATWLPRVADGPLVAGDGSPAGEAEDARPLRLDGGLLYLDRYWRQEQLVRHELRAREELPPPEVDPDRLAAAVGRLFPAEPDGRGLQHVAGSTAARRWVTVIAGGPGTGKTTTVARVLALLQDLHRRPGTDGLALRVALAAPTGKAAARLEEAVRAVGETFTGADRSAVAGLSASTLHRLLGRRRDSRTRFRHDRANRLPFDVVVVDETSMVSLTMMARLLEALRPDARLVLVGDPDQLASVEAGAVLGDLVHRSAADGTGPDNVVVLRHTYRFGGGIAELARAVQAGDAETALGLLRAGSEQLTFSEQAADVPPSAGAADRLRRDVLSAGRATVEAARRGEVAAALHALDAHRLLCAHREGPYGVDHWSGVVERWLVEAVAGYAAEGEWYVGRPLLVTANDYETALYNGDTGVVVRADGDVPRAAFARGGGPVLVPPSRLAAVQTVHAMTVHKSQGSQFDAVSLILPPPDSPLLTRELVYTAVTRARSRVHVLGSADAVRAALARPVARASGLRRG, from the coding sequence ATGAGCATTGCTGCCGGCAGCGCTGTGCCCGACGACACCCTCGACACCGCCGCCGTCGAGCCGTACGACGCGCGGCTCGCCCTGCGCGCCGACGGGGTGCTGCGTACCTTCAACGTCGCCGGAGTCCTGCATGCGGCCGACGTGCACGTCGCCACGACGCTCGGCCGGCTCGGCGGCGAGGAACGGCCGGACGTGCTGCTCGCCGCCGCGCTCGCGGTGCGGGCCGTGCGCCACGGCTCCGTCTGCGTGGACCTCGCGACGGTCCGCCACACCGCGGTCGTCGACGGCGTGGGGCGGGAGGCGGTCGAGGCCCTGCCGTGGCCCGAGCCCGCGACGTGGCTCCCCCGGGTGGCGGACGGCCCGCTCGTCGCGGGGGACGGCAGCCCGGCTGGGGAGGCCGAGGACGCCCGCCCGCTGCGGCTCGACGGCGGGCTGCTCTACCTCGACCGCTACTGGCGGCAGGAGCAGCTCGTACGCCACGAGCTGCGGGCGCGGGAGGAGCTGCCGCCGCCGGAGGTGGACCCCGACCGGTTGGCCGCCGCCGTGGGCCGGCTCTTCCCGGCCGAGCCGGACGGGCGCGGGCTCCAGCACGTCGCCGGCTCGACGGCTGCGCGGCGCTGGGTGACCGTGATCGCCGGTGGGCCGGGCACCGGCAAGACCACCACGGTGGCGCGCGTCCTCGCGCTGCTGCAGGACCTGCACCGGCGGCCCGGGACGGACGGGCTCGCGCTGCGCGTCGCGCTGGCGGCCCCGACGGGCAAGGCGGCCGCGCGGCTCGAGGAGGCGGTGCGGGCGGTCGGGGAGACCTTCACGGGAGCCGACCGGTCGGCGGTCGCGGGCCTCTCCGCGTCCACCCTGCACCGGCTGCTCGGCCGGCGGCGCGACTCGCGCACCCGGTTCCGGCACGACCGGGCGAACCGGCTGCCCTTCGACGTCGTCGTGGTCGACGAGACGTCCATGGTGTCGCTGACGATGATGGCCCGGCTGCTCGAGGCGCTGCGCCCGGACGCCCGTCTCGTGCTGGTCGGCGACCCCGACCAGCTGGCCTCCGTGGAGGCCGGCGCCGTGCTCGGGGACCTGGTCCACCGCTCTGCCGCCGACGGCACCGGCCCGGACAACGTCGTCGTGCTGCGGCACACGTACCGGTTCGGCGGCGGGATCGCGGAGCTCGCGCGCGCGGTGCAGGCCGGCGACGCCGAGACGGCGCTCGGGCTGCTGCGCGCGGGCTCGGAGCAGCTGACCTTCAGCGAGCAGGCCGCCGACGTGCCGCCGTCGGCGGGCGCCGCGGACCGGCTGCGCCGCGACGTCCTGTCCGCGGGCCGCGCGACGGTCGAGGCCGCCCGGCGGGGGGAGGTGGCTGCGGCGCTGCACGCCCTCGACGCGCACCGGCTGCTCTGTGCGCACCGGGAGGGGCCGTACGGCGTCGACCACTGGAGCGGCGTCGTCGAGCGGTGGCTGGTCGAGGCCGTTGCCGGCTACGCGGCCGAGGGTGAGTGGTACGTCGGCCGGCCGCTGCTCGTCACCGCGAACGACTACGAGACCGCGCTCTACAACGGCGACACCGGGGTCGTGGTCCGCGCTGACGGGGACGTCCCCCGCGCGGCCTTCGCCCGCGGCGGCGGGCCCGTGCTCGTCCCGCCGAGCCGGCTGGCCGCAGTCCAGACCGTCCACGCCATGACCGTGCACAAGAGCCAGGGCAGCCAGTTCGACGCCGTGTCCCTGATCCTGCCGCCGCCGGACTCGCCGCTGCTGACCCGCGAGCTGGTCTACACCGCCGTGACCCGGGCCCGCAGCCGGGTCCACGTCCTCGGCAGCGCGGACGCCGTGCGCGCGGCGCTCGCCCGGCCGGTGGCCCGGGCCAGCGGCCTGCGCCGCGGGTGA
- a CDS encoding sulfotransferase, producing MSAPSTPRSCVVLGCGRSGTSLLSGLLAGSGYHLGRTLLRADPSNPKGYFESGRINRLNEQLLAPYTTDVLRAADGRPLAARPLREGERWLAALPAAVPVARPEALADDLRLPPTDGPTARKDPRFSWTLQAWDPALADSVRVCVFRDPSATARSILTMTDQGDLGLGLEGALAVWASNYRRCLHLADSERGEGRRWVFVHYAAILDGTGFGELEDALETELDRSFIDPELQRSPVGAPPEGEIAEVYAELRTRAGLAAAG from the coding sequence ATGTCCGCACCGTCCACCCCCCGTTCCTGCGTCGTCCTCGGCTGCGGGCGCAGCGGCACGAGCCTGCTCAGCGGGCTGCTCGCCGGGTCCGGCTACCACCTCGGCCGCACCCTGCTGCGCGCCGACCCCTCGAACCCCAAGGGCTACTTCGAGTCCGGTCGGATCAACCGGCTCAACGAGCAGTTGCTCGCCCCCTACACGACCGACGTCCTGCGTGCCGCGGACGGGCGGCCGCTCGCGGCACGGCCGCTGCGGGAGGGAGAGCGCTGGCTCGCCGCGCTGCCGGCCGCCGTCCCGGTCGCGCGTCCCGAGGCGCTCGCGGACGACCTGCGGCTGCCGCCGACCGACGGGCCGACCGCGCGCAAGGACCCGCGCTTCTCCTGGACCCTGCAGGCCTGGGACCCCGCGCTGGCCGACTCCGTGCGCGTCTGCGTCTTCCGCGACCCGAGCGCGACGGCGCGCAGCATCCTCACCATGACCGACCAGGGCGACCTCGGGCTCGGGCTCGAGGGCGCGCTCGCCGTCTGGGCGTCGAACTACCGGCGGTGCCTGCACCTCGCCGACAGCGAGCGCGGCGAGGGTCGGCGCTGGGTGTTCGTCCACTACGCGGCGATCCTCGACGGGACCGGGTTCGGCGAGCTGGAGGACGCCCTCGAGACCGAGCTCGACCGCTCCTTCATCGATCCCGAGCTGCAGCGGTCGCCGGTCGGGGCGCCGCCGGAGGGCGAGATCGCCGAGGTGTACGCGGAGCTGCGCACGCGGGCCGGGCTGGCCGCCGCCGGCTGA
- a CDS encoding M20/M25/M40 family metallo-hydrolase, which produces MQPDDAPGAASRRAFLTRSAAVAAGLVGTQLPGQAAHADEPDPELPWSATVDWPDGPGKRIRPQKPDNDLRDLLAEIDPARIEAIVRKLVSFGTRHTLSAQDDPVRGIGAARDWIFAELSSYAAASGGRMTVETQSYLQQPASRIPTPTVISNVIATLRGSRQPERVYVVSGHYDSRVTDVLDATSDSPGANDDASGVAAVMEMARVLATKDPDATILFVAVAGEEQNLYGGRYMASRLRAANVDVQAMLNNDIIGSSTGDDGKRERYTVRCFVQGIPPNESASRASTRRSIGGENDSPARELGRFIAEVAQNKSTGMSVRLIYRLDRYLRGGDHTAFLEQGYPAVRFTEPNEDFAHQHQDLRTENGVVYGDLPEFCDWDYIARVARVNLASLWSLSQAPGMPANVRVITSTLTNDTVLTWALDGSGLTEGYEVVWRPTDEPLWTHAIEVGLVNRATIDLSKDNVVFGVRAIGRKGLRSPAVFPFP; this is translated from the coding sequence ATGCAGCCGGACGACGCCCCGGGAGCGGCGTCTCGACGTGCTTTCCTCACCCGCTCCGCGGCGGTCGCTGCCGGGCTGGTCGGCACCCAGCTCCCCGGGCAGGCCGCCCACGCCGACGAGCCCGACCCCGAGCTGCCGTGGAGCGCGACGGTCGACTGGCCCGACGGGCCCGGCAAGAGGATCCGGCCGCAGAAGCCGGACAACGACCTGCGCGACCTGCTCGCCGAGATCGACCCCGCTCGCATCGAGGCGATCGTGCGCAAGCTGGTGTCGTTCGGCACCCGGCACACGCTGTCCGCGCAGGACGACCCGGTACGCGGGATCGGCGCCGCGCGCGACTGGATCTTCGCCGAGCTCAGCAGCTACGCCGCCGCGTCCGGCGGCCGGATGACGGTCGAGACGCAGTCCTACCTGCAGCAGCCGGCGTCGCGCATCCCCACGCCCACGGTCATCAGCAACGTCATCGCCACCCTGCGCGGCTCGCGTCAGCCGGAGCGCGTCTACGTCGTCTCCGGCCACTACGACTCGCGCGTCACCGACGTGCTGGACGCGACGAGCGACTCCCCCGGGGCGAACGACGACGCGTCCGGTGTGGCCGCCGTGATGGAGATGGCCCGCGTTCTCGCCACCAAGGACCCCGACGCGACCATCCTGTTCGTCGCCGTCGCCGGCGAGGAGCAGAACCTCTACGGCGGGCGCTACATGGCGAGCCGGCTGCGGGCCGCGAACGTCGACGTCCAGGCGATGCTGAACAACGACATCATCGGCTCGAGCACCGGCGACGACGGCAAGCGCGAGCGCTACACCGTCCGCTGCTTCGTGCAGGGCATCCCGCCGAACGAGAGCGCCTCCCGGGCGTCGACGCGGCGCTCCATCGGTGGCGAGAACGACTCGCCCGCCCGCGAGCTGGGCCGGTTCATCGCCGAGGTGGCTCAGAACAAGAGCACCGGGATGTCCGTCCGGCTGATCTACCGGCTCGACCGCTATTTGCGCGGCGGTGACCACACCGCCTTCCTGGAGCAGGGCTACCCGGCCGTGCGCTTCACCGAGCCCAACGAGGACTTCGCCCACCAGCACCAGGACCTGCGCACGGAGAACGGCGTCGTGTACGGGGACCTGCCGGAGTTCTGCGACTGGGACTACATCGCGCGGGTCGCGCGGGTGAACCTCGCGTCGCTCTGGTCGCTGTCGCAGGCACCGGGGATGCCGGCGAACGTCCGCGTCATCACCTCCACCCTGACCAACGACACGGTGCTCACCTGGGCCCTGGACGGCAGCGGGCTGACCGAGGGCTACGAGGTGGTCTGGCGGCCGACCGACGAGCCGCTGTGGACCCACGCGATCGAGGTCGGCCTGGTGAACCGGGCGACGATCGACCTGTCCAAGGACAACGTGGTCTTCGGGGTCCGGGCGATCGGCCGTAAGGGGCTGCGCAGCCCGGCCGTGTTCCCGTTCCCGTAG
- a CDS encoding alpha/beta hydrolase family protein yields MSATGPTGFAVSGGAGGVSAHYDDLHALAGMLRAGAVTLREALADAARAAVDPALAASFALSPGSALEAEGALLSAAGPDGLGGAAFATEGLARALQAAVAAYRAADEALALGRDAALNGVGVAVGAALPVVAPVAAPALALGGAGGLERLADPALVEPLAAGLPGVAAGLGLWAPLPRGSRAGPRAVTFDGALRSPRGLLPAGRPALTAGGSAQPGDVVAPRGVGDLLRGVGRRQRRSAGAAPGEIGVRRLTAPDGTVRYVVELPGTESWALRPGPRVRDLATNVHAVSGRPTAYAHGVVAALEAAGVPPDAPVLLVGHSQGGIVAAGLAADPAVRRRFRVAAVVTAGSPLGRLPSGHGVPVLALEDRGDLVPALDGRPNRAGRDLTTVRFDSVPSTTGGKHALDGYARAAERLPHEDPSVRAWGKAASGFFVPGTVARQERYAVQRAGD; encoded by the coding sequence GTGAGCGCAACGGGCCCCACGGGTTTCGCGGTCTCGGGCGGGGCCGGGGGCGTGTCGGCGCACTACGACGACCTGCACGCGCTTGCCGGGATGCTGCGGGCCGGTGCGGTGACGCTGCGCGAGGCGCTGGCCGACGCGGCCCGGGCCGCCGTCGACCCGGCGCTCGCGGCCTCGTTCGCGCTGTCCCCGGGAAGCGCGCTCGAGGCGGAGGGCGCGCTTCTGTCGGCCGCCGGGCCGGACGGGCTGGGTGGGGCGGCCTTCGCGACCGAAGGGCTCGCCCGGGCGCTCCAGGCTGCGGTCGCCGCCTACAGAGCGGCGGACGAGGCGCTGGCGCTGGGACGTGACGCCGCGCTGAACGGCGTCGGGGTGGCGGTCGGCGCGGCGCTCCCGGTCGTGGCCCCGGTCGCGGCGCCGGCCCTCGCGCTCGGCGGGGCGGGCGGGCTGGAGCGGCTGGCCGACCCCGCTCTCGTGGAGCCGCTCGCCGCCGGCCTCCCCGGGGTCGCGGCCGGGCTCGGGCTCTGGGCCCCGCTGCCACGTGGGAGCCGGGCCGGGCCCCGAGCCGTGACGTTCGACGGCGCGCTGCGCAGCCCGCGCGGCCTGCTCCCCGCCGGTCGGCCGGCCCTGACGGCGGGCGGGAGTGCCCAGCCCGGCGACGTCGTCGCTCCGCGTGGGGTCGGCGACCTGCTGCGCGGCGTCGGCCGCCGGCAGCGCCGCTCCGCGGGCGCCGCGCCCGGGGAGATCGGCGTTCGCCGGCTCACGGCGCCGGACGGGACGGTCCGCTACGTCGTGGAGCTGCCCGGCACGGAGTCCTGGGCGCTGCGCCCGGGCCCTCGGGTGCGCGACCTGGCGACCAACGTCCACGCCGTCAGCGGGCGGCCCACGGCGTACGCCCACGGCGTGGTCGCCGCTCTCGAGGCCGCAGGCGTCCCGCCCGACGCCCCCGTCCTGCTCGTCGGGCACAGCCAGGGCGGGATCGTCGCGGCCGGGCTCGCCGCCGACCCCGCCGTACGCCGTCGCTTCCGCGTCGCGGCCGTCGTGACGGCCGGGTCACCGCTGGGCCGGCTGCCGTCCGGGCACGGGGTCCCCGTGCTGGCCCTGGAGGACCGGGGCGACCTCGTCCCCGCGCTCGACGGGCGCCCCAACCGCGCCGGGCGCGACCTCACCACCGTGCGCTTCGACAGCGTGCCGAGCACCACGGGCGGCAAGCACGCACTGGACGGGTACGCCCGGGCGGCCGAGCGGCTGCCGCACGAGGACCCCTCGGTGCGCGCGTGGGGGAAGGCGGCTTCCGGCTTCTTCGTCCCGGGGACGGTGGCCCGCCAAGAACGCTACGCCGTGCAGCGGGCCGGCGATTGA
- a CDS encoding DUF1360 domain-containing protein encodes MTGEQPAPVRTIHAEKAAYTGGEERPLGSFVALMGTYAAAVGAGALALRATGKQLPERVSAADLALVSVATHKLSRLIAKDPVTSPLRAPFTRFVGTSGEAELAEEVRGSGPRKAIGELVTCPFCIGQWAATGFAFGLVAAPRATRMAAAVLTAVTAADVLQLAYAKLEESAT; translated from the coding sequence GTGACGGGCGAGCAGCCCGCGCCCGTCCGCACCATCCACGCCGAGAAGGCGGCCTACACCGGCGGCGAGGAGCGGCCGCTCGGCTCGTTCGTCGCGCTGATGGGGACGTACGCCGCCGCGGTCGGGGCGGGCGCGCTCGCCCTGCGCGCCACCGGCAAGCAGCTGCCCGAGCGCGTCTCCGCGGCGGACCTCGCGCTGGTGTCGGTCGCCACGCACAAGCTCTCCCGGCTGATCGCGAAGGACCCGGTCACCAGCCCGCTGCGCGCACCGTTCACGAGGTTCGTCGGCACGAGCGGCGAGGCCGAGCTGGCCGAGGAGGTCCGCGGCTCCGGCCCGCGCAAGGCGATCGGGGAGCTGGTCACCTGCCCGTTCTGCATCGGGCAGTGGGCGGCGACCGGCTTCGCCTTCGGCCTCGTCGCTGCCCCGCGCGCCACGCGCATGGCGGCGGCGGTGCTCACGGCGGTCACGGCCGCGGACGTGCTGCAGCTGGCGTACGCGAAGCTCGAGGAGTCGGCGACGTAG
- a CDS encoding DUF1360 domain-containing protein, producing MAEPPFVSSLTEKAREHKHAYAQGEDRPLGSYATLITAYSTIGLGALTFAASRKRNTRISAADIALVAAATFKASRVITKGTITSPIRAPFVKFAGVSGPSELKEEMRVEGPLRALGELLTCPFCLSQWIATSFTTGLFLAPRQTRAVASVFAAVAGSDFLQLLYAQAEQAAEK from the coding sequence GTGGCTGAACCGCCGTTCGTGAGCTCGCTGACCGAGAAGGCGCGCGAGCACAAGCACGCCTATGCACAGGGCGAGGACCGCCCGCTCGGCTCCTACGCCACCCTGATCACCGCCTACTCGACCATCGGGCTGGGCGCTCTGACGTTCGCGGCTTCCCGGAAGCGGAATACGCGGATCTCTGCTGCCGACATCGCACTGGTGGCGGCGGCGACCTTCAAGGCTTCCCGTGTCATCACCAAGGGCACGATCACCTCGCCTATCCGCGCTCCCTTCGTGAAGTTCGCCGGCGTCTCGGGGCCGAGCGAGCTCAAGGAGGAGATGCGCGTCGAGGGACCGTTGCGCGCCCTCGGCGAGCTGCTCACCTGCCCGTTCTGCCTCAGCCAGTGGATCGCCACGTCGTTCACGACCGGGCTCTTCCTGGCGCCGCGCCAGACCCGCGCGGTCGCGTCGGTGTTCGCGGCGGTCGCGGGGTCCGACTTCCTGCAGCTGCTCTACGCGCAGGCCGAGCAGGCGGCGGAGAAGTGA
- a CDS encoding SDR family oxidoreductase, whose amino-acid sequence MAEHGKGRGRGRVVVVTGGTGGVGRATARAFADSGYDVAVLARGEDALRATEQELQDRGVRALAVQCDVADADAVEAAAQRVEDELGEIDVWVNNAMVTVFGRFESMTDEEFTRVTDVTYLGTAYGTRAALRRMKPRDRGRIVQVGSSLAYRGIPGQSAYCGAKHAIQGLSDSLRAELLHDKSGVTLTMVQLPAINTPQFRMNKSYMPRKAMPVPPIYQPEVAAQAVLKAAEGSRREYWVAPITALTILGDKVAPGLLDRYLGRSGLESQQVDEPEEQGRPDNLYAPLPGDHGAHGVFDGQAKPRTVEWVPPVLPRAVVGVGTTLAITSATLVSGVAARAAALLPGPSRTSPRWGLFRG is encoded by the coding sequence ATGGCAGAGCACGGGAAGGGCCGCGGCCGCGGCAGGGTGGTGGTCGTCACCGGTGGCACAGGGGGCGTCGGCCGCGCGACGGCGCGGGCGTTCGCCGACTCCGGCTACGACGTCGCGGTCCTGGCCCGCGGTGAGGACGCGCTGCGGGCGACCGAGCAGGAGCTGCAGGACCGGGGCGTCCGCGCCCTCGCCGTGCAGTGCGACGTCGCCGACGCCGACGCCGTCGAGGCGGCCGCGCAGCGGGTCGAGGACGAGCTGGGCGAGATCGACGTCTGGGTCAACAACGCGATGGTCACCGTCTTCGGCCGCTTCGAGTCGATGACCGACGAGGAGTTCACCCGGGTCACCGACGTCACCTACCTCGGCACCGCGTACGGCACCCGGGCCGCCCTGCGGCGGATGAAGCCGCGCGACCGGGGGCGGATCGTGCAGGTCGGCTCGTCGCTGGCCTACCGCGGGATCCCCGGCCAGTCCGCGTACTGCGGGGCCAAGCACGCCATCCAGGGGCTGAGCGACTCGCTGCGCGCCGAGCTGCTGCACGACAAGAGCGGCGTCACGCTGACCATGGTCCAGCTGCCCGCGATCAACACCCCGCAGTTCCGGATGAACAAGTCCTACATGCCGCGCAAGGCCATGCCGGTGCCGCCGATCTACCAGCCCGAGGTCGCCGCGCAGGCCGTCCTCAAGGCCGCCGAGGGCAGCCGCCGGGAGTACTGGGTCGCGCCCATCACCGCGCTGACCATCCTCGGCGACAAGGTCGCGCCCGGGCTGCTCGACCGCTACCTCGGCCGGTCCGGGCTCGAGTCCCAGCAGGTCGACGAGCCGGAGGAGCAGGGCCGCCCGGACAACCTGTACGCCCCGCTCCCCGGCGACCACGGCGCGCACGGCGTCTTCGACGGCCAGGCCAAGCCGCGGACCGTCGAGTGGGTCCCGCCGGTCCTGCCGCGCGCGGTCGTCGGAGTCGGCACGACCCTCGCAATCACGTCGGCCACCCTCGTGTCGGGTGTCGCCGCCCGGGCAGCGGCCCTGCTGCCCGGTCCTTCCCGAACCTCGCCGAGATGGGGCCTCTTCCGTGGCTGA
- a CDS encoding phytoene desaturase family protein — protein sequence MPETVDAIVIGAGHNGLVAANTLADAGWDVLVLEAQPTPGGAVRSGEVAAEGFTTDLFSSFYPLTAASPIIKAMALEDYGLVWRHAPHVLAHPLRDGRAAVLSRDLDETAASLEEFAPGDGDAWRRLFEQWLDIKEPLLKALFTPFPPVRGGLGIVRSLGLPETLRFARFAVTPVRRYSEERFSGEGAGLLLAGNALHSDLFPEGPASALFGWLLCMLGQDVGFPLPEGGSGRLVDAMVERLNARAGQLQVSSRVESVLIRGGRAVGVRTAGGQEVLARRAVLADVSAPILYKELVGYDHLPARMREDLDRFEWDDATVKVNWALSGPVPWTARGCAGAGTVHVGVDFDQLTDYASDLKTGRVPTHPFILFGQTTTADPTRSPAGTESAWAYTHLSRRGPLDTETVDAHVARMELTLEEYAPGFRDLVVGRHVQRPSDLHDSDASLDAGAINGGTSGLHQMLFFRPTPGLGRPETVISGLYLASSSAHPSGGVHGAPGWNAARAALSANRGTGRLAAKGVVAATRYLARG from the coding sequence ATGCCGGAGACCGTCGACGCCATCGTCATCGGGGCGGGGCACAACGGCCTGGTCGCCGCGAACACGCTCGCCGACGCCGGCTGGGACGTGCTGGTGCTCGAGGCCCAGCCGACGCCCGGCGGGGCCGTGCGCAGCGGCGAGGTCGCTGCCGAGGGGTTCACCACCGACCTGTTCAGCTCGTTCTACCCGCTGACCGCCGCGTCGCCGATCATCAAGGCGATGGCGCTGGAGGACTACGGGCTCGTCTGGCGGCACGCGCCGCACGTGCTGGCGCACCCGTTGCGCGACGGGCGGGCGGCCGTGCTGTCCCGGGACCTGGACGAGACGGCGGCCTCGCTCGAGGAGTTCGCGCCGGGCGACGGCGACGCCTGGCGCCGGCTGTTCGAGCAGTGGCTGGACATCAAGGAGCCGCTGCTCAAGGCGCTGTTCACGCCGTTCCCGCCGGTGCGCGGCGGGCTCGGCATCGTGCGCTCGCTGGGCCTGCCGGAGACGCTGCGCTTCGCGCGCTTCGCGGTGACGCCCGTACGCCGCTACTCCGAGGAGCGCTTCTCCGGTGAGGGCGCGGGCCTGCTGCTCGCGGGCAACGCGCTGCACAGTGACCTGTTCCCGGAGGGGCCGGCCAGCGCGCTGTTCGGCTGGCTGCTCTGCATGCTCGGCCAGGACGTCGGCTTCCCGCTTCCCGAGGGCGGGTCGGGCCGGCTCGTCGACGCCATGGTCGAGCGGCTGAACGCGCGGGCCGGGCAGCTGCAGGTGTCGAGCCGGGTGGAGTCGGTGCTGATCCGCGGCGGCCGCGCGGTCGGCGTGCGGACCGCCGGCGGGCAGGAGGTGCTCGCCCGGCGGGCCGTCCTGGCCGACGTGTCCGCCCCGATCCTCTACAAGGAGCTCGTGGGCTACGACCACCTGCCCGCCCGGATGCGTGAGGACCTCGACCGGTTCGAGTGGGACGACGCGACGGTGAAGGTGAACTGGGCGCTGTCCGGGCCGGTCCCGTGGACGGCCCGCGGCTGCGCCGGCGCCGGGACGGTGCACGTCGGGGTCGACTTCGACCAGCTCACCGACTACGCGAGCGACCTCAAGACCGGCCGCGTGCCGACCCACCCGTTCATCCTCTTCGGGCAGACCACGACCGCGGACCCCACCCGGTCGCCGGCGGGCACCGAGTCCGCGTGGGCGTACACCCACCTCTCGCGCCGCGGCCCGCTCGACACCGAGACGGTGGACGCGCACGTGGCCCGGATGGAGCTGACGCTGGAGGAGTACGCCCCCGGCTTCCGCGACCTGGTCGTCGGCCGGCACGTGCAGCGCCCGTCCGACCTGCACGACTCCGACGCCAGCCTGGACGCCGGGGCCATCAACGGCGGGACCTCCGGCCTGCATCAGATGCTCTTCTTCCGGCCGACTCCGGGGCTCGGCCGCCCGGAGACGGTCATCTCGGGGCTCTACCTCGCCTCCAGCTCGGCCCACCCCTCCGGCGGCGTCCACGGCGCGCCGGGCTGGAACGCGGCGCGCGCGGCGCTGTCGGCCAACCGGGGTACGGGACGGCTGGCCGCCAAGGGCGTCGTGGCGGCCACGCGCTACCTCGCCCGGGGGTAG
- a CDS encoding LysE family translocator: protein MVGTGAVVGVALVALGLVLTPGPNMVYLVSRSVLQGRRAGMVSLAGVAAGFCVYVVAAAAGLAAVFAAVPAAYTVLRVAGAGYLLWLAWKALRPGGVSVFDPAPLPPDPPRRLFAMGLLTNLLNPKIAVLYVSLLPQFVDPEAGAVWAQSLVLGAVQVSVALSVDVLIVLSAATLAAALRARPGWLRAQRYLMGGVLTALAARMLADRTRPAAA, encoded by the coding sequence ATGGTCGGCACCGGCGCGGTCGTGGGGGTCGCCCTCGTGGCGCTCGGCTTGGTCCTGACGCCCGGGCCGAACATGGTCTACCTGGTCTCGCGCTCGGTGCTGCAGGGCCGGCGGGCCGGGATGGTCTCGCTCGCGGGTGTCGCGGCCGGCTTCTGCGTGTACGTGGTGGCCGCCGCCGCGGGGCTGGCCGCCGTGTTCGCGGCCGTGCCGGCGGCGTACACCGTGCTCCGGGTCGCGGGGGCGGGCTACCTGCTGTGGCTGGCCTGGAAGGCGCTGCGCCCGGGCGGGGTGTCGGTGTTCGACCCGGCCCCGCTGCCGCCCGACCCGCCGCGGCGGCTCTTCGCGATGGGCCTGCTGACCAACCTGCTCAACCCCAAGATCGCGGTTCTGTACGTCTCGCTGCTCCCGCAGTTCGTGGACCCGGAGGCCGGCGCCGTGTGGGCGCAGAGCCTCGTCCTCGGCGCCGTGCAGGTGTCGGTCGCGCTGTCGGTCGACGTGCTCATCGTGCTGTCGGCGGCAACGCTCGCGGCGGCGCTACGGGCCCGCCCGGGCTGGCTGCGCGCCCAGCGCTACCTCATGGGCGGGGTGCTCACCGCCCTCGCGGCCCGCATGCTCGCCGACCGGACGCGCCCGGCGGCCGCCTGA
- a CDS encoding SRPBCC family protein yields MVTVERFTPASPEAVWAVLVDGWAYANWVVGTSAIRDVDRGWPEEGARIHHSVGAWPLTIDDTTHSRRCEPLRLLHLRARGWPLGEADVVLELAPEGDGTRVTMSEDASEGPGRFVPAPLRWASIAPRNKESLRRLARLAENRRP; encoded by the coding sequence ATGGTCACGGTCGAGCGCTTCACCCCGGCGTCACCCGAAGCCGTTTGGGCCGTCCTGGTCGACGGCTGGGCGTACGCGAACTGGGTCGTCGGCACCTCGGCGATCCGCGACGTCGACCGCGGCTGGCCCGAGGAGGGCGCCCGCATCCACCACAGCGTCGGCGCCTGGCCGCTGACCATCGACGACACGACGCACAGCCGCCGGTGCGAGCCTCTTCGCCTGCTGCACCTGCGCGCGCGGGGCTGGCCGCTCGGTGAGGCGGACGTGGTGCTCGAGCTCGCGCCCGAGGGCGACGGGACGCGGGTCACCATGAGCGAGGACGCCAGCGAGGGGCCCGGCCGCTTCGTTCCGGCCCCGCTGCGCTGGGCGAGCATCGCCCCGCGCAACAAGGAGTCCCTGCGGCGCCTGGCGCGGCTGGCCGAGAACCGGCGCCCCTGA